A single genomic interval of Flavihumibacter rivuli harbors:
- a CDS encoding C69 family dipeptidase: protein MCDTFYIPPHLTRDGQAIFAKNSDREPNEAQHLVRYPRQFRDTDEVKATYITVPHNREIFEVILSKPFQMWGAEMGINENQVVIGNEAVFTRMPIARKNDGLTGMDLIRLALETSRSAEAALRHICRLVESYGQDACGGYTNRNFFYHNSFIIADPREAYVLETAGRFWVYRKLRSYYAISNRLSITHEWDGISDGAIDFAGKKGWSKGMKDFSFADAFSAPLMSRLSMAVKRRECSMMHLGSLQGTAGLQDAFKVLRSHAVDHGFDPSDGRMDSLCLHATGLLTPSQTTGSMVTVLRKDAQPSIWATGSSAPCLSVFKPFYFDDDVLDGKNFRLPSARADQSYWWQWERWHRKALCQYTHAHELAHNLFYPLEDRWVEFHERSKEGDTDRAILRKASAACVSESLDLLGNALDQLKENGKYRGWFYRYHWRKWNREAGIK, encoded by the coding sequence ATGTGTGATACCTTTTATATCCCACCCCATCTTACCCGTGATGGGCAGGCCATATTTGCCAAGAACTCGGACCGGGAGCCTAATGAGGCGCAACACCTGGTTCGCTATCCCCGGCAGTTCAGGGATACCGATGAGGTCAAAGCGACCTATATAACGGTTCCGCATAACCGAGAAATATTTGAAGTGATCCTTAGTAAACCCTTCCAGATGTGGGGGGCGGAAATGGGGATCAATGAGAACCAGGTGGTGATCGGCAACGAAGCGGTATTCACGAGGATGCCCATTGCCAGGAAGAACGATGGCCTGACAGGTATGGATTTGATCAGGCTGGCACTGGAAACCTCCAGATCGGCGGAAGCGGCACTCCGCCATATCTGCAGGTTGGTGGAAAGTTATGGCCAGGATGCCTGTGGGGGATATACCAACCGTAATTTTTTTTACCACAATAGTTTCATCATAGCTGATCCCCGCGAAGCCTATGTATTGGAAACGGCGGGCCGATTCTGGGTATATCGCAAATTGAGGTCCTATTATGCCATTTCCAACCGCCTCAGTATTACCCACGAGTGGGATGGTATCAGCGATGGCGCAATAGATTTTGCTGGCAAAAAAGGATGGTCTAAGGGAATGAAGGATTTCAGCTTTGCCGATGCATTTTCCGCCCCCTTAATGAGTCGGTTGTCCATGGCCGTTAAACGTCGCGAATGCAGCATGATGCACCTTGGAAGTTTGCAGGGTACGGCAGGCTTACAGGATGCTTTCAAGGTATTAAGGAGCCATGCGGTGGACCATGGTTTTGATCCCTCTGATGGCAGGATGGATAGCCTATGCCTGCATGCCACGGGTTTATTGACCCCTTCCCAAACCACGGGCTCCATGGTAACTGTATTAAGGAAAGATGCGCAACCCTCCATCTGGGCAACAGGAAGTTCCGCACCCTGCCTGAGTGTGTTCAAGCCATTTTACTTTGATGATGATGTGTTGGATGGGAAGAACTTCAGGTTGCCATCTGCAAGGGCCGATCAAAGCTATTGGTGGCAATGGGAGCGATGGCACCGCAAGGCGCTTTGCCAGTATACCCATGCCCATGAACTGGCCCATAACCTGTTCTACCCACTCGAAGATCGTTGGGTTGAATTTCATGAAAGGTCAAAAGAGGGTGATACAGACCGGGCTATCCTGAGAAAGGCATCTGCTGCCTGTGTGAGCGAGTCACTGGACTTGTTGGGCAATGCCCTTGACCAATTAAAGGAAAATGGAAAGTATAGAGGTTGGTTCTACCGATATCATTGGCGTAAATGGAACAGGGAGGCAGGGATAAAGTAG